One genomic segment of [Phormidium] sp. ETS-05 includes these proteins:
- the ubiE gene encoding bifunctional demethylmenaquinone methyltransferase/2-methoxy-6-polyprenyl-1,4-benzoquinol methylase UbiE, whose protein sequence is MYDQFNDWLSLGNHRIWKQMAIKWSNAKPGDTCLDLCCGSGDLALRLAKTVGKTGQVFGVDFSPGLLDQARQRPGAEAISWVEADALNLPFPEAYFDACTMGYGLRNVGDIPRCLQQLHRVLKPGAKAAILDFHRPSNPTTAQIQQWYLDHIVVPLATAWDMKEEYAYISPSLDRFPTGKEQVALAKAAGFTSATHYPIFGGMMGVLVSEK, encoded by the coding sequence ATGTACGACCAATTTAATGACTGGCTCAGCCTGGGCAACCACCGCATCTGGAAACAGATGGCTATCAAATGGAGCAACGCCAAACCGGGGGATACCTGCCTTGACTTATGCTGTGGTAGCGGTGATTTAGCTTTGCGTCTCGCCAAAACCGTGGGCAAAACCGGGCAAGTATTCGGGGTAGATTTCTCCCCGGGGCTCCTGGACCAGGCTCGCCAGCGGCCCGGAGCCGAGGCGATTTCTTGGGTAGAAGCGGACGCCTTAAATTTGCCTTTTCCAGAGGCTTACTTTGACGCCTGCACAATGGGTTATGGTCTGCGCAATGTGGGGGATATCCCCCGCTGTTTGCAGCAGCTCCACCGGGTCCTCAAACCAGGAGCCAAAGCCGCCATCCTGGATTTTCACCGCCCCAGCAACCCCACCACGGCGCAAATACAGCAGTGGTATTTAGATCATATTGTGGTCCCCCTAGCCACTGCCTGGGATATGAAGGAAGAATATGCCTACATCAGCCCCAGTTTGGACCGCTTCCCCACCGGTAAGGAGCAAGTAGCTTTAGCCAAAGCTGCCGGTTTTACCAGTGCCACCCACTATCCCATCTTTGGCGGCATGATGGGGGTGTTGGTGAGTGAAAAGTGA
- a CDS encoding response regulator: MNSSIPELDSIRDKLKNLQRRKKPKMLVVDDEPDNLDLLYRTFRRDFQVFKAESGATALEILANEGEVAVIISDQRMPEMKGTEFLSRTVPQFPNTVRIILTGFTDIEDLVEAINSGQVYKYITKPWDPNELKTVVGRAAETYEVLIEKIEDLRRAEAQTNLLATVVQVAQEAGSPEDCLEPLAVAFGKNFAADVCIFQLVKDGTLGAAASYSHSGAVANWLGSDPLVKEAIGSREVQLATDVSREEILSGLSHYQSSGIQSHLVFPITYRQELLGVLSLQWQEPFHLREDELATIHLCGKQVAIALACTLYHP, translated from the coding sequence ATGAATAGCTCGATTCCAGAACTCGATAGCATAAGAGATAAGTTGAAAAACTTGCAGCGACGGAAAAAGCCCAAAATGCTGGTGGTGGATGATGAGCCAGATAATCTGGACCTGCTTTACCGCACCTTCCGGCGGGACTTTCAGGTATTCAAGGCAGAAAGTGGCGCCACTGCATTAGAAATTTTGGCCAATGAAGGTGAGGTGGCGGTGATTATCTCCGACCAGCGGATGCCGGAAATGAAGGGTACGGAGTTCTTGAGCAGAACTGTGCCTCAGTTTCCCAATACCGTGCGGATCATCCTCACCGGGTTTACGGATATTGAAGATTTGGTGGAGGCGATTAACTCCGGACAGGTTTATAAGTATATCACTAAACCTTGGGACCCCAATGAGTTGAAAACTGTAGTGGGTCGAGCGGCGGAGACTTATGAGGTACTGATAGAAAAAATTGAGGACCTGCGGCGAGCCGAGGCGCAAACTAATCTGCTGGCGACGGTGGTACAGGTGGCGCAAGAGGCGGGTAGTCCAGAGGATTGCTTGGAGCCTTTGGCGGTGGCTTTTGGCAAAAACTTCGCTGCTGATGTGTGTATTTTCCAGCTTGTCAAAGATGGTACTTTGGGAGCGGCAGCAAGTTATAGCCATTCGGGAGCGGTGGCAAATTGGCTGGGGTCGGACCCGCTGGTGAAAGAGGCGATCGGCTCTAGAGAGGTGCAGCTCGCCACAGATGTATCGCGAGAGGAAATTTTGTCAGGATTATCCCATTACCAAAGTTCGGGAATTCAATCTCACTTGGTATTCCCTATTACTTACCGCCAAGAGTTGCTTGGGGTGTTGTCCCTCCAGTGGCAAGAACCTTTCCACCTCCGAGAAGACGAACTGGCGACTATTCACCTATGCGGTAAACAAGTGGCGATCGCTCTCGCTTGCACCCTCTATCACCCCTAA
- a CDS encoding DUF4347 domain-containing protein: MITEPQGSPLWGLAATHPRDYIYETNSTREILFADPTVTGYETLIASTPPELQIVVMDPNRDAISQISHILSLQDHPLDALHILSHAQPGILHLGGTLLTAENLPEAEISQWAKALTPDADILLYGCNLAADEGALLHRFAALTGADIAASDNLTGNAALGGDWTLEAHTGPVEGQIPFSAEAIGSYTGVLAHTELFISEYVEGGSNNKALEFYNGTGAPIDLAAGQYSVLFSFNGGGTTKSFNLTGTVAPGDVYVFALNNSTDPAIIAQADQLDTNQFNWFNGDDAIVLFKNSNTTVIDSIGQLGVDPGSAWTGGGVSTQNRTLRRKLSVIAGDTNSSDAFDPSIEWVGYAQDTFAGLGSHNQPPQISISSGNLNYTENDGFALLNTSATATDPDLTNFNGSTLTVNFTNGATTDDILMIRNEGTGAGEISIAASAINYSGLPIGTFTGGTPGNPLLINFNSNSADDAAVAALMQNILYGNISDNPSPGTRTVQFQLTDALGAASIPASKTIDLTAVNDAPIITVPVTLSVDEDMPLVVSGVSITDVDAGNNNITVTLTVNHGNLTVNSGVAGGVAAANISANGTNSVTLTGTVTEINQTLADAAGLTYQNLSDFYGTDNLTIVANDGALTDTQVINITVNSVNDAPVLTLPPSQNANQSVNLPISGINVADVDAASGILEVSLFANHGRLTLSDLTNLTLINGDGIGDAAMTFSGTLADIHNALNNLVYQSNANYSGADTINIVVNDLGNAGAGGSLSAAGNIAITVNPPPDNSGNNPPPDNSGNNPPPDNSGNNPPPDNSGNNPPPDTSNPPPDTSNPPPDTNNPPPDTNNPPPDTNNPPPDTNNPPPDTNNPPPDTNNPPPDTNNPPPDTNNPPPDTNNPPPDTNNPPPDTNNPPPDTNNPPPDTNNPPIDNSGNMPPVVPVVRSGDGSRLVLPPETEPGGELNYCVTIQIPESLNFATMLDSDWVGNVFNGGEAQDVLMGGNGEDALLGGDRDDRIYGGEGSDRIDGGDGNDTMQGGRGRHIPSYQGDRDAIKGGLGNDRIYGNEYNDQLSGDEGNDSIYSGQGEDIAWGGPDRDLIYGDRGSDTLSGDADNDSIYGGPSDPDLADEDGADYISGGTGDDFLNGNQGADKIGGGEGDDTLHGGKGNDWLAGDSGEDMLFGDNGDDILCGGDGDDTLIGGSGSDRFVLSAVGGTPAIADFETGIDKLILASNLTLAELSIQQQDGLTTISSNGKVIAIVFGVSRITAQDFQPIGS, from the coding sequence ATGATAACAGAACCACAAGGCTCGCCCCTCTGGGGTTTGGCAGCCACCCACCCCCGCGACTACATATATGAGACCAATTCCACCAGAGAAATTCTCTTTGCTGACCCCACGGTAACGGGATATGAAACCCTCATCGCCAGTACCCCCCCCGAATTACAAATCGTGGTAATGGACCCCAACCGGGACGCCATTAGCCAAATTAGCCATATTCTCTCCCTCCAAGACCACCCCCTCGACGCTCTCCATATTCTCTCTCATGCACAACCAGGGATTTTACACCTCGGGGGCACCCTCCTCACCGCTGAAAATCTCCCGGAAGCAGAAATATCCCAATGGGCAAAAGCCCTCACCCCTGATGCTGATATTTTACTCTACGGCTGCAACCTGGCTGCTGATGAAGGCGCACTGCTGCACCGCTTCGCCGCACTCACTGGCGCTGATATTGCCGCTAGCGATAATCTTACTGGTAATGCGGCTTTGGGGGGAGACTGGACTTTGGAAGCGCATACCGGTCCTGTAGAAGGCCAAATTCCGTTTTCTGCAGAGGCGATCGGCTCTTACACCGGTGTCCTTGCCCATACCGAGCTGTTCATCTCAGAATATGTCGAAGGCGGCAGCAACAACAAAGCTCTAGAATTCTACAACGGTACTGGTGCCCCGATCGACCTTGCCGCTGGTCAATATTCTGTATTATTTTCCTTCAATGGCGGGGGAACCACCAAAAGTTTCAACCTCACGGGCACTGTTGCACCTGGGGATGTTTACGTCTTCGCTTTGAATAACAGCACCGATCCAGCAATTATCGCCCAAGCCGATCAGTTAGATACCAACCAATTTAACTGGTTTAACGGCGATGATGCCATAGTTTTATTCAAAAATAGCAACACCACAGTTATTGACTCCATAGGGCAACTTGGCGTTGATCCGGGTTCAGCTTGGACTGGGGGAGGTGTGAGTACCCAAAACCGAACCCTACGGCGGAAATTATCCGTCATCGCCGGAGATACCAACTCCTCCGACGCCTTCGACCCCAGTATAGAATGGGTGGGATATGCTCAAGATACTTTCGCTGGTTTAGGCAGTCACAACCAGCCTCCCCAAATCAGCATCTCTAGCGGCAATCTTAACTATACCGAAAACGACGGTTTTGCCCTTCTTAACACCAGCGCCACCGCGACGGATCCTGACTTAACCAACTTCAATGGTAGCACCCTCACCGTAAACTTTACGAATGGTGCCACCACCGATGATATTTTGATGATTAGAAATGAAGGCACCGGAGCGGGCGAAATTAGCATTGCAGCTTCCGCTATTAACTATTCTGGCCTACCTATTGGCACCTTCACCGGCGGGACTCCAGGCAACCCCCTCCTGATTAATTTCAACAGCAACTCTGCCGATGACGCCGCTGTAGCCGCGTTGATGCAGAATATACTTTATGGCAATATTTCTGACAACCCATCACCAGGGACTCGCACGGTCCAATTTCAACTAACAGATGCTCTTGGTGCAGCCAGTATTCCCGCCAGTAAAACTATAGACCTCACTGCCGTCAACGATGCCCCTATTATCACGGTTCCGGTGACATTATCGGTAGATGAAGATATGCCATTGGTGGTGAGCGGTGTTAGCATCACCGATGTGGATGCAGGAAATAATAATATCACTGTCACTCTGACGGTGAATCATGGCAACCTCACGGTAAATTCTGGAGTTGCTGGGGGGGTGGCGGCGGCGAATATCTCCGCTAATGGCACGAATAGCGTTACTCTGACTGGTACTGTCACCGAAATTAATCAGACTCTGGCAGATGCGGCGGGTCTCACATATCAGAACTTATCAGATTTTTATGGGACTGACAATCTCACTATTGTTGCCAATGACGGGGCGCTTACTGATACTCAAGTTATCAATATTACGGTTAATTCGGTCAATGATGCCCCAGTTTTAACCCTGCCTCCCAGCCAAAATGCTAATCAAAGCGTCAATTTACCGATTTCCGGGATTAATGTTGCCGATGTGGATGCCGCCAGTGGTATCCTAGAAGTGAGTTTATTTGCCAATCATGGTCGTCTCACATTAAGTGATTTAACAAATCTCACATTAATTAATGGTGATGGCATTGGTGATGCCGCTATGACTTTCAGCGGCACCTTGGCGGATATTCACAATGCTTTAAATAACCTGGTTTATCAAAGTAATGCTAATTACTCTGGTGCCGATACGATTAATATTGTGGTGAACGATTTGGGGAATGCGGGTGCAGGGGGTTCCCTCTCAGCAGCGGGGAATATTGCCATTACCGTCAACCCACCACCGGATAACTCTGGGAATAACCCACCACCGGATAACTCTGGGAATAACCCACCACCGGATAACTCTGGGAATAACCCGCCACCAGATAACTCTGGGAATAACCCACCACCAGATACCAGTAATCCACCACCAGATACCAGTAATCCACCGCCAGATACCAATAATCCACCGCCAGATACCAATAATCCACCGCCAGATACCAATAATCCACCGCCAGATACCAATAATCCACCGCCAGATACCAATAATCCACCGCCAGATACCAATAATCCACCGCCAGATACCAATAATCCACCGCCAGATACCAATAATCCACCGCCAGATACCAATAATCCACCGCCAGATACCAATAATCCACCGCCAGATACCAATAATCCACCGCCAGATACCAATAATCCACCGCCAGATACCAATAATCCACCGATCGACAATTCGGGGAATATGCCGCCAGTGGTTCCAGTGGTTCGCAGTGGTGATGGTAGTCGGTTGGTACTGCCGCCGGAAACTGAGCCTGGTGGAGAACTAAACTATTGTGTGACTATCCAGATCCCAGAATCGCTAAATTTCGCCACAATGCTAGATTCTGACTGGGTGGGGAATGTCTTTAACGGCGGTGAGGCGCAAGATGTGTTAATGGGGGGTAATGGTGAAGATGCTTTGCTTGGTGGCGATCGCGACGATCGCATCTACGGGGGAGAGGGGAGCGATCGCATCGACGGCGGCGATGGGAATGATACCATGCAGGGGGGGAGGGGACGCCATATCCCCAGCTATCAGGGGGACAGAGATGCCATCAAAGGCGGTTTAGGGAACGATCGCATCTACGGTAATGAATATAACGATCAGCTCAGCGGCGACGAAGGAAATGATAGTATCTACAGCGGCCAGGGTGAGGATATAGCTTGGGGAGGACCAGATCGAGATTTGATTTATGGCGATCGCGGTAGCGATACCCTGAGCGGCGACGCCGATAATGATAGTATCTACGGCGGTCCATCAGACCCAGACCTCGCCGATGAAGACGGAGCCGACTACATCAGCGGCGGAACAGGGGATGACTTCCTCAATGGCAACCAGGGTGCAGATAAAATAGGCGGCGGTGAAGGAGATGATACCCTCCACGGTGGCAAAGGCAATGACTGGCTCGCTGGAGATAGCGGTGAGGATATGCTATTTGGCGATAACGGAGACGATATCCTCTGTGGCGGTGATGGCGATGATACCCTCATCGGCGGTAGCGGTAGCGATCGCTTCGTACTGTCGGCTGTAGGGGGTACTCCCGCCATAGCCGACTTTGAAACCGGCATCGATAAACTTATCTTAGCCAGTAATTTAACCTTGGCGGAGCTATCCATCCAGCAGCAAGACGGACTCACCACCATCAGCAGCAACGGTAAAGTCATTGCCATCGTCTTTGGCGTCAGCCGCATAACCGCACAAGATTTTCAGCCAATTGGATCGTAG
- a CDS encoding serine/threonine-protein kinase — translation MPLLIGERYAIVQLLGEGGVSRTFLGVDENSPNQQRCIIKQYIPAIPSPKASLNPSYLPETAKEIWGRDAQKRLDLGQHPHINQLLAYLEQDGHLYLVQEHIDGNNLLEELEWQGAFSEEKIIQLLQQLLPTLQFIHEQQVIHGDISAENILRRPNGDLVLIDFGISEELAKAGLTRTGSTQLEHRYAALEQIRGGKTYPASDLYSLGVACIKLLCGVKLEQLYNPDLGTWQWRQHLGSNSISSGLGNILDRLLKDSIKERYQTASQVLAELSALSPLSAPSGLPPAAISSLANTGGIGGEIRTLIGHFGWVWSVSFAPDNSSLLASSSSDNGIILWDSQSGTRRHTLIEHSDMVLCVAFAGDGRTLASGSRDKNVIIWDTESGQPRRTLGGWFSGHSELVNSLAFSPDSRLLASGSWDKNIILWDTLTGKRQRTIKGHSDWVYSVAFSPDGQTLASGSRDEKIILWNVSTGKPRRTLNGHSGLVDTVAFSPDGRLLAGGFLNNNIIFWDLHSGEMVADLKGHSERVNAIAFSPDSKLLASASRDQTIVLWDVATGNPIRTFKGHQERVLSVCFSPDRQFVASGSADGTVKIWPVPL, via the coding sequence TTGCCGTTGTTAATTGGGGAGCGTTACGCGATCGTGCAACTGCTAGGGGAGGGAGGAGTCAGCCGCACGTTTCTAGGGGTGGATGAAAATTCCCCCAACCAGCAACGCTGCATTATCAAACAATATATCCCAGCAATTCCCTCCCCAAAAGCATCCCTCAATCCCAGTTATTTGCCGGAAACAGCCAAAGAAATCTGGGGTCGAGATGCGCAAAAGCGTCTGGACTTAGGACAGCATCCCCACATTAACCAGCTCCTGGCATATCTGGAACAAGACGGGCACCTGTACCTGGTGCAAGAACATATCGACGGCAACAATCTCCTAGAAGAGCTGGAATGGCAAGGAGCATTTAGCGAAGAAAAAATCATCCAACTTTTACAGCAGCTATTGCCCACCCTGCAATTTATCCACGAACAGCAGGTAATTCATGGCGATATTAGTGCGGAAAACATCCTCCGTCGTCCTAACGGCGATTTGGTGTTGATTGATTTTGGGATTTCTGAAGAATTAGCCAAAGCCGGGTTAACCAGAACTGGTAGCACACAACTAGAACACAGATACGCCGCCTTAGAACAAATACGCGGCGGTAAGACATATCCCGCCAGCGACCTTTACAGTTTGGGGGTTGCCTGCATTAAGTTGCTGTGTGGCGTTAAACTAGAGCAGCTTTACAACCCTGACTTGGGTACATGGCAATGGCGTCAGCACCTGGGGAGCAACTCCATCAGCTCCGGGTTGGGCAATATCCTCGATCGGCTGTTAAAAGACTCCATCAAAGAACGCTATCAAACTGCCTCCCAAGTCCTCGCCGAACTTAGTGCATTATCACCACTCTCTGCACCATCAGGACTCCCACCAGCCGCCATTTCCTCCCTTGCCAATACAGGAGGCATCGGTGGTGAAATTCGCACCCTCATCGGTCATTTTGGCTGGGTTTGGTCGGTCAGTTTTGCTCCTGATAACAGCTCCCTTTTGGCCAGCAGCAGCAGTGACAATGGCATCATCCTTTGGGACTCCCAGAGTGGCACCCGTCGCCATACCCTCATCGAACACTCCGATATGGTGTTATGCGTCGCCTTTGCGGGTGACGGACGCACCCTTGCCAGCGGCAGCCGCGATAAAAACGTCATCATTTGGGATACCGAAAGCGGTCAACCCCGGCGCACCCTCGGCGGTTGGTTCTCCGGGCATTCCGAGTTAGTCAACTCCCTAGCCTTCAGCCCCGATAGTCGGCTACTGGCCAGCGGTAGCTGGGACAAAAACATTATCCTCTGGGATACCCTCACCGGCAAGCGTCAACGCACCATCAAAGGTCACTCCGACTGGGTGTATTCTGTGGCTTTTAGTCCCGACGGCCAAACCCTCGCCAGTGGCAGTAGAGATGAAAAGATTATCCTCTGGAATGTCAGCACTGGCAAACCCCGCCGCACGTTAAACGGTCATTCTGGCTTAGTGGATACGGTGGCCTTCAGTCCAGACGGACGCTTGCTGGCAGGAGGTTTTCTCAACAACAACATCATATTCTGGGATTTGCACAGTGGCGAGATGGTAGCCGACCTCAAAGGCCATTCCGAGCGGGTGAATGCCATTGCTTTCAGTCCCGACAGCAAGTTACTCGCCAGCGCCAGTCGTGACCAAACCATTGTCCTCTGGGATGTGGCCACTGGCAACCCCATCCGCACTTTCAAAGGTCATCAAGAGCGGGTTTTGTCCGTCTGTTTTAGCCCCGATCGCCAATTTGTCGCCAGTGGGAGCGCCGATGGTACGGTCAAAATTTGGCCTGTACCCTTGTAG
- a CDS encoding alpha/beta hydrolase: MRKMHLLHAIATSGVLLSVYIAACIILRVAQNRFIFFPTQEITATPAEVQLDYKEIWLPVANSSQNTEEGIHGWWLPAAKQHQGRVLLYLHGNSDNISNNIYHANRFHKLGFSVFLIDYRGYGKSVGSFPTEESVYQDAETAWNYLVEQRGIPPAQIVIYGHSLGGAIAIELANRQPGAAGLIVEGSFTSIRDMTDYRYPWFVIFPIDQLLTDRFDSLSKVPHLQMPVLFIHGTADETVPYTMSQTLFAAAPEPKQLFTVPGAGHENLAKLSGETYLQTVRDFMELVENHLAQIQTR, translated from the coding sequence ATGAGGAAAATGCACTTGCTCCACGCCATAGCTACCTCTGGAGTGCTATTAAGCGTTTACATCGCCGCTTGCATCATTCTCCGAGTGGCGCAAAACCGCTTTATTTTTTTCCCAACTCAGGAAATCACCGCTACCCCCGCCGAAGTGCAGCTAGATTACAAAGAGATCTGGCTGCCAGTAGCGAATTCTTCCCAAAACACCGAGGAAGGTATTCACGGGTGGTGGCTTCCAGCAGCCAAACAGCACCAAGGTAGGGTTTTACTGTACCTCCACGGCAACAGCGATAATATCTCCAACAACATTTACCACGCTAACCGCTTTCACAAGCTGGGATTTTCCGTGTTCCTCATCGACTATCGGGGGTATGGTAAATCAGTCGGCAGTTTTCCCACGGAAGAGAGCGTTTATCAAGATGCCGAAACCGCCTGGAATTACTTAGTAGAGCAACGAGGCATCCCCCCAGCGCAAATTGTGATTTACGGTCATTCTCTCGGAGGAGCCATAGCGATCGAACTCGCCAACCGCCAACCAGGAGCCGCCGGATTAATCGTCGAAGGCTCCTTTACCTCCATCCGCGATATGACAGATTACCGCTATCCCTGGTTTGTCATCTTTCCCATTGACCAACTCCTAACCGATCGCTTCGACTCCCTCAGCAAAGTCCCTCACCTGCAAATGCCCGTCCTATTCATCCACGGGACCGCCGATGAAACCGTTCCCTACACCATGAGCCAAACCCTCTTTGCCGCCGCTCCCGAACCCAAACAACTCTTTACCGTTCCCGGAGCCGGACACGAAAACCTCGCCAAACTCAGCGGCGAAACCTACCTCCAAACCGTCAGAGACTTTATGGAGTTAGTGGAAAATCATCTCGCTCAAATTCAGACCCGTTAA
- the gatA gene encoding Asp-tRNA(Asn)/Glu-tRNA(Gln) amidotransferase subunit GatA, which translates to MASIRELHKQLVRKERSAEEIAREAIERIEALEPKIKGFLRLTPEKAIEQARRVDAKIAAGEEIGMLAGIPIAIKDNLCTKGIPTTCGSRILENFIPPYESTVTQKLAEAGAVMVGKTNMDEFAMGSSTETSAYQLTANPWDLTRVPGGSSGGSAAAVAAQMCPIALGSDTGGSIRQPASFCGVVGLKPTYGLVSRYGLVAYASSLDQIGPFGRSVEDVAIVLSAIAGYDPKDSTSLNVAIPDYFKFIRPNLKPKGQLRVGIIKETFGNGLDPIIERSVTKAVELLQELGAEIQIVSCPRFRYGLPAYYMIAPSEASANLARYDGVKYGLRAAGAENLIEMYKKTRATGFGPEVKRRIMLGTYALSAGYYDAYYLKAQKVRTLIKEDFDRVFAQVDVLVSPTAPTSAFKAGEKTADPLSMYLSDLMTIPVNLAGLPGMSIPCGFDENGMPIGMQLIANALREDLLLRVAYTYQQATDWHQRAPKL; encoded by the coding sequence ATGGCATCCATCCGCGAGTTGCACAAACAACTGGTCAGGAAAGAACGGTCCGCTGAGGAGATCGCTCGCGAAGCAATAGAGCGCATAGAAGCGCTGGAACCCAAGATAAAAGGCTTTTTGCGCCTCACGCCGGAAAAAGCCATAGAACAAGCCCGCCGGGTGGATGCCAAAATCGCCGCCGGAGAGGAAATCGGGATGCTGGCGGGGATTCCCATCGCCATCAAGGATAACCTCTGTACGAAGGGAATTCCCACCACTTGCGGGTCCCGAATTTTGGAAAACTTCATCCCCCCCTATGAGTCCACGGTGACGCAAAAGCTGGCGGAAGCGGGGGCGGTGATGGTGGGCAAAACCAATATGGATGAGTTTGCGATGGGGAGTTCTACGGAAACCTCGGCGTATCAGCTCACGGCGAACCCGTGGGATTTGACTCGGGTGCCGGGAGGGTCCTCTGGCGGCTCGGCGGCGGCGGTGGCGGCGCAGATGTGCCCGATCGCCCTGGGTTCTGACACCGGGGGGTCAATTCGCCAACCCGCCTCTTTCTGCGGTGTGGTAGGATTGAAACCCACTTATGGGCTGGTATCCCGCTACGGGTTAGTGGCTTATGCCTCTTCCCTCGACCAAATCGGACCTTTTGGCCGTTCCGTGGAAGATGTGGCGATCGTCCTCAGTGCGATCGCCGGATACGACCCCAAAGACTCCACCAGCCTGAACGTGGCCATCCCCGACTACTTCAAATTTATCAGGCCCAACCTCAAACCCAAAGGGCAACTGCGCGTAGGTATCATCAAAGAAACCTTTGGTAATGGCTTAGACCCCATCATCGAAAGGTCTGTCACCAAAGCCGTAGAATTACTGCAAGAACTGGGAGCAGAAATCCAAATCGTCTCCTGTCCTCGGTTCCGCTACGGGTTGCCCGCCTACTACATGATTGCCCCCTCGGAAGCCTCCGCCAACCTTGCCAGATATGATGGGGTGAAATATGGCTTGCGCGCTGCAGGGGCAGAAAACCTCATCGAAATGTACAAGAAAACCCGTGCCACCGGCTTCGGTCCAGAAGTGAAGCGGCGAATTATGCTGGGCACCTACGCCCTTTCCGCCGGATATTATGACGCTTACTACCTCAAAGCGCAGAAAGTCCGCACCTTAATTAAAGAAGACTTCGATCGCGTCTTCGCCCAAGTGGATGTGTTAGTATCACCCACTGCCCCCACCAGTGCCTTCAAAGCCGGGGAAAAAACCGCCGACCCCTTGAGTATGTACCTTTCGGACTTGATGACCATTCCCGTCAATTTGGCCGGACTACCAGGCATGAGCATCCCATGCGGCTTTGATGAGAACGGAATGCCGATCGGGATGCAGCTCATTGCCAACGCACTGCGGGAAGACTTGCTCCTGCGGGTTGCCTACACCTACCAACAAGCCACCGACTGGCATCAACGCGCCCCCAAATTGTAA
- a CDS encoding RNA-binding protein, producing the protein MSIYVGNLSYEVTEPDLKEVFTEYGAVNRVYIPVDRETGRTRGFGFVEMDTEPEEDAAIAALNGAEWMGRDMKVNKARPRENDNRNSGGERRGNGNYSRR; encoded by the coding sequence ATGTCAATTTATGTAGGTAACCTTTCTTACGAGGTTACAGAACCAGACTTAAAAGAAGTGTTCACAGAATATGGCGCTGTGAACCGAGTTTATATTCCAGTCGATCGCGAAACTGGTCGCACTCGCGGCTTTGGTTTTGTGGAAATGGATACAGAACCGGAAGAAGATGCCGCCATTGCAGCTCTCAACGGTGCTGAATGGATGGGCCGTGATATGAAAGTAAACAAAGCACGGCCTCGGGAAAACGATAACCGAAACTCCGGCGGTGAAAGAAGGGGAAATGGCAACTATTCCCGGCGTTAA
- a CDS encoding thioredoxin domain-containing protein: protein MRRFRFFSLIIASFLVGCLALNGCSNQSIATTPAIKEQVLQVIRDNPEAVLQAVEVAYQQRQEEEVQQARRGFLQQMITDPGSVIGKAPTKGAAEKKIVLLEFSDFQCPFCARASQTVQEFMTKHSDKVTLAYKHLPLSRIHPQALPAALAAWAAQQQGQFWEYHNALFAQQERLGEDLYLELAKNLDLNLQQFNRDRASDAAKAAIEADLQLAGRLKINATPFFLLNGEAIAGAVELSEMESALNRVINNS from the coding sequence ATGCGCCGGTTTCGTTTTTTTTCCCTGATAATTGCCAGCTTTCTAGTGGGCTGTTTGGCTCTGAACGGCTGCAGCAACCAGTCTATTGCTACCACTCCCGCTATCAAAGAACAGGTTTTGCAGGTGATTCGGGATAACCCGGAAGCGGTTTTGCAGGCGGTGGAAGTGGCTTACCAGCAGCGCCAAGAGGAGGAAGTGCAACAGGCGCGGCGGGGATTTTTGCAGCAAATGATTACTGACCCTGGATCGGTGATTGGCAAGGCTCCTACTAAAGGTGCGGCGGAAAAGAAAATTGTGTTATTGGAGTTTTCCGACTTCCAATGTCCATTTTGCGCCCGTGCTAGCCAAACTGTGCAGGAGTTTATGACTAAACACTCGGACAAAGTGACTCTGGCTTATAAGCATTTGCCTTTGAGTAGAATTCATCCCCAAGCTTTACCGGCGGCTCTCGCGGCTTGGGCGGCCCAACAGCAGGGGCAATTCTGGGAATATCATAATGCTCTGTTCGCGCAGCAAGAGCGGTTGGGTGAAGATTTGTATCTAGAATTGGCGAAAAATCTGGATTTGAACTTGCAACAGTTTAATCGCGATCGCGCTAGTGATGCGGCCAAAGCGGCGATCGAAGCTGACTTACAACTGGCGGGCCGTTTGAAGATTAACGCTACCCCCTTCTTCCTTCTCAATGGGGAGGCGATCGCTGGCGCCGTGGAACTCTCAGAAATGGAAAGCGCCCTCAACCGCGTCATTAACAATAGTTAG